The genomic region TGTAGCATCATAGTTAAAAAAAGTGGTTGTAGAATAATTCCAACTGCACGGATTTATATATTGTGTTATGTGATGTTTAAAATAAGACTTGTTTTTACAGTTTATAGTCATGACACATTATCCTGTGTTTTGCACGTAGGTGCTCTGACTCTGGGTCTAGTCAAGCAATGCCAGACCATCCATGGTCGAACCAGGGTATGCATCTCCCCAAGCCTTCCTCCAGAATGGATCACTACCCTGTTCTTCATCATATTAGGCATCATCTCACTCTCTATCACATGTGGCCTGCTTGTGATCTCACACTGGAGACGAGAGGCTACAAAATATGCCCGTTGGATCGCCTTCATGGGAAGTATGTTACATATAGGAAATTTAATATGCACAAACAATTCTGTTTAGTGATTTAAACAATgttgtgttatttttttgtagtgGTCTTCTTCTGCATGGCCTCTCTCATATTTCCAGTTGGATTTTACATCAATCAAGTTGGAG from Carassius carassius chromosome 40, fCarCar2.1, whole genome shotgun sequence harbors:
- the mosmob gene encoding modulator of smoothened protein; amino-acid sequence: MKMDKLTIISGCLFLVADIFAIASVANPDWINTGGQEGALTLGLVKQCQTIHGRTRVCISPSLPPEWITTLFFIILGIISLSITCGLLVISHWRREATKYARWIAFMGMVFFCMASLIFPVGFYINQVGGQPYKLPNNTVVGSSYVLFVLSIFFTIVGLLFAGKVCLPG